CGGTACGTCTTGCCTTCTCGGCCAGCGTCTGCATCTACGGACACGAGGTCCCGGCCCGGCCAGATTCGGCCAAAGTCCGGTGCGCCGTCGAGGGTCAACCTATTTCCGGTGGCCGTCGCGCCCGCGCCCTGGATGGGGAGGAGCTCGATCGGTTGGTAGGCCGGGTCGCCGACGTCGAGCGGTGCGGCCCCGGCGCGCCAGGGATCGGTGAAGTTGGCGTAGTACTCGGCAACCGCCTCTAACTGGAACAGGTTCTCCCAGTCCGGATCATTGAACTGGAAGGGCGGCACTGGATCGGTTCCCGAGTGCTGACCCGTGCGGCGCAGCAGGCGCTTGCGATACTGCGCTTTTTGGTTGTTTCCGACCTCGCGCCACTGGGCCGGAGTCAATGCGCGATCAAAAGCGAACTGGGTCAGGGCGCTGTAGGGGTAGATGAATTCTCGGGTCCGTTGGATCAAGTCCGCGACCGGGACGTTGCCACCCAACAACGGCCAGCGCTGCGGTACTAGGCCGAGCCAGTCGTCGAGTGTCGCGCTCTCCTCGACGAAATCGCGGACGTGGTCGTAGAAGCGGGCCGGGTCCATCGTGCCCTGGCGGCTGAGTACGGAGAATCCGACCTGTCGACGACCGGCGGCCGTTGGCGCCATGACGGCGGCACCGGCGCGCCCGATCACATCGCCTGCTCTGACATGGATGTCGGCGTCTCCCTGCAGGAAAAGGCGCCAGCGCGTATCGCGCTCCATCGCCGTCGTCGCCGGTGGCACGGTCAGCGCGTCCAGTGCCGGCGTCAGCGCCGTGCGCAGCGATGCGGTATCGACGTTCAGGTAGATGAAGCTCCTGAGGAAGCCGGGTGGCACGGTGAACCGATTGGCCATCGCCGGCGTGGCCGTCGGCGCGTCCGAGTTCAGTTGCCCCAGGAGCAAGCTGAGCGCCGGGTCCAGATCCACAAATGGTCGCGGGTTCAGGTAGATCAGCACCGTGGCGGGTTCGTCCTGGGTCGGATCGGTCGCCAGCGCCCGGTTCGGGTCGGCTACCCGATCATCTGGGAAGCGGGTGGACAGATACCCGCTGGCGGCCGCGTGTAGCGGGGTGTTCGGTGAGGTCGTTTCCAACAGGACGAACTCAGCCAGCTCGCCGGGCCAGGCGCGCAGTTCGGGCGGCTGCGGGTCACCAAATGCCAACCGAAGACTCCACGGCCCGGGTTGCGGATCTGTAGCCCGGAACGGTGCATGGACGAACAGGCTGATCGGCTTCGGCATCTGACACTCCTCTGGGCGATAGTGCGGATGGCTATGACTCGACCCGCGCGCCCGGTTCTGGCACCGTCCCGTCAGAACGCGTGCGCTGGTCTTCTGGCCACTGCGCGTACGCCGTGTCCGGCAGCCGCGAGTTCAGGTACCGCAGGTAGCCCGTGACGTCCTGCCCGAGCCAGGTCGGCTGTACCTTTGGCTGCCAGTGAGCACCGTCGTCGGTGAGCTCGGCCGCCGGCTTCTCAACCTCAGCGGTGATCAGGCCTTCCAGGTGACCGTGGAACTCGTCGATCTCGAAGATGTATTCCGCGACTTCCCTGCGATAGCGCGTCTTCTCCAGCACCGGCGGTAGCGCGGCCGCATCGAGAATCGTCTCCGCAGCGGATAGCGGGATCGCGTCCTCCCACTCCGATCGGGACGCTCCGACCGATGGGCCCTTGATCGTGAGGAAGGCGTCGTCGCCGTACACACGCACGCGAACGGTGAGCGCGGGATCCTTGTTCAGGTAGCCCTGCCGAATGCGCTTTCCTGGAGTGCCCTCGCGCCAGTCGTCGTTGTCGCCTCGGACGAGGTACTTCCGTTCGATTTCCTTGCCGTCTCCGGAGCTCATGGCGTTTCCTTCCTTTAGTTGTCGTCGAGGTCGATTCGGTCGCCGGGACGACCGGCGGTGTAGTCACTGCCTATGGACTTTCAGGTGGCCCGATCCACCACGAAGGCGTAGGCATTGCCGCCAATGACGTACGTCACCACGACCTTCCGTCCACTCCCGTCGGCCCATTTATTGTGGACGGTGTCGCCGAGAGTGCCGTCGGGATGGAACCTGAGCACACGCACCGCGCCGGTGCTCAATCCGACGAATACGACATCCCCGTCCACCGCGGGAACCACCTGAATCGCATCAATTGATTCGAGCAAGAACGTCATCGAGTTGTCCTGCCAGGTCACCGCATCGACCGTGCCGTCGGCCTTCATCCTGCGGACGGAAATGGCGTGGTGTCCGGTGAGCAGGTAGGCGCGGCCGGCGGTCTGGTGGAATGCCAGCGCGGTGATATCACCCAGGCTCAGCAGGCCGAACAAACCGAAGCTCGTGGGGTCGGCGACGGCGGTCAGCGAACCGGCCGCGCTGACCTCGACGACTTTGAGTTCGCCGTTCGTAGATGCCACCGCCAAGAACTGACGGCCGTTGATTTGGAATGACCCGGCGAAGTCCCAGGCTCCGCGCAGCGGCCCGGAAGTCTGTTCGGCCTGGTTTTGCGGATAGTGCCGGGTTGAGATCGCGCCGTTCGCGTCCAGTTTGAAGATGATCGACCGGTCGTTGTCGAATGACAAACCCGTCAGCTGTTGTACGAGCAGCAGATACGTGTCGGCACCGACCTGGCAGCTGGCGGCCGACCGATAACCGCCTGCCAACGGCCGCTCATCGATGAGTGCGCCGATGAGGCCGTGCTCGGTGATCCGCCGAATCTGGAGGACATCGTCGGAGCGGGGAATGAGGCACAGAACCGGTCCGCTCGCGGTAGGAGCCGCGTGTGCGAGATGGCAAGGTCCGATGCGCAACGATTCGATGCGCTCGATCGGGGCGCCCGCAGCGGTCAGCCGAAACGTGGCGCTGTCGCCGTTGCGCTGTCGCCGCCGGATGTTCGACACGGCGTCGCGGATGAACGTCACCGTCTTGTCGTGGACGAACTGGCTCCGCGGGATCGCGTTGTGACTGAACAGGTGGGTGAGGTTGTGCTCCTCAGTGGCTTCCACGATGTGGTTGCCGTTCTGCATCGGCAATATGTCCGCCCGCTGGTAGAAGGCCAGCACAGTCTGCGGGCGGTCGCCGACGCTGGACACCCCGCCAAACAGGTCGGCGCTGTCCCAGGAGACGAACAACTCAACATTCAGGTCGTTGCCCCAACGCCAGTGCCCGTCCGATTCCCGAGTTAGGCCGGCGAACTTGGCGCCGCCATGACTCTGGCCGACCATGATGACCTCACGTCCACCCGCAATTCGATGGCCGTCCAAAATCTGTTCCCAGGTCGTAATCCCCGGGGGACGAATGGCTTCGAGTTCCGAGTTCTCCCATTTTCCAATGATGACGGTGTTGTTCATGGCGTCGATGCTGGTCCGGTCGCTACAGGAGCCGTTAATGCTGCGGACCACGTCAGCCAGCTTCTCGTCTTCGTGCAGCCGCAGTGCGAGATGCTCGATGAAATTTATGCAGCTATCGCTGCACAGGTCGTTGCACTGGACATTTTGATTGGTGACCAACGTCTGGATGAGACCCGACGGGATTCCCCGGAGCCGGCACCGATCAGGGTCGACCCGGATTCCGTGACGCTCCTCGAGCTGAGCCGCCTCAGCGTTGGCCGGCCCATCCGGCTGTGGTGGACTCCCGCCCCACCAGCCGCCCATCGACAGCAGGATAAGAACTGGCGGCGCTGCGCGGACATCCACCGGCAGTGACGGTGTCGCCGACTGCGAACCGGATACAGTTGCCCTGCAACGGATTTCGGTGGCACCGGAGTCGAGCCGGACGGTCCCGACGGTATCGGCGGCCGCCCCGCGCCGCCATACCGTCTGCACCGTCCGCCAGCCCGTGCGCGTCAGTTGCTCCAGGTTCACCACTGCAATGGTGGCGACCTCGACGCTGCTCAGTCTCAGGTGGTACCGCACCGACTCGTCTGTTAGCACGATCCGGCGGGAGTCTGCACGCAGAGCATTGAAGACGCCGGTTGGCCGGCGTTCGTGCTCGGCCGTGAATCTCATGGCAGGGCCTCGTCCCAGGCGGGCATCACAGCCCCCAGGTATTGGCGACGGCGACAATGTCGGCGTCGAAATCGGTCTCGCTGATCAGCAGGTTGCGGAAGTCGTCGAACCCCAGGACGCTGTCGTCGGAGCTACCGATGTACTGCCCGACCGCCTCCCGGAGGCCGGGCCGCCGCGCGAGGTCGACGAAGATCGAACCGTACACGGCTCCCTCCACGTCGTCCCCGGTGAGCATCGGCACGACGCCGTTGCCGTTCAGGGTGCCTATCTGCGTGTACCCGGTGAGATTCGTGGTCTGCAACAGCGGCGCGGCGGACAGCTCATCGCGGAAGAACGACCGCCGGAGGTCGGCGCCGGTGAGTGGCGGGGTGTGACGCTTCGCGAAGAAGAACAGTCGCTCTGAGAAGATGCCGAGCGCCTCGATCCACGCGACGAACTCGGTCGTCGCGGTGGTCGTGTTGTGGAAGGGCGGCAGGCCAGCGGCCACCTGGCTGGTGATCCAGGCCAGGTAACCGGTCTCCACCGAAGCCCGGGTGGACAGCGGCATGAGCGCGAAGTACAGGGCGTGGGCAATTTCGTGCGGAATCAGAGTGGCGTCGACGTTCTGTGCGGTGGATCCGAACAGCCGGGCGTCCTGCGACTTGTGTTTGATGTGGATCAGCGGGTGACCGGTGCCGAGCGAGACAGGTTCGGTGAAGGCCACTTGGGCGGGGCTGTTGTCGGGGTAGACGACCTCGATGCGAGGGAGCCGTCCTCGGTCCTGCGCGATGGTGCCGCCGGTACCGAACGGAAAGGCGCCCCGGCCGGATCGGTTGAACGGTCGGAATTGGCGCCAGACTGTGTCGTAAGCGTCCAGACAGTGCTCGATGATCCGAAAGTGATCCTGCTGCTCCGCATCCGTATTGATGTTGATCGTTCCCTGGTTGGACACCGTGAATTCCTGCGAGACCTCCACCGGTATCGGAAAGTTGCCGTCCAGCGACCGGACGACTGCGTTCTGGGCGTGCACCCGAACCTGGATCTGCGCGGTGGAGACGACGCTTCCGATCGTGGCTCGACCTGCTTCGTCGGTGCGCACGAACACGGTCTGCGGATTGCGGAAGAAGTCAAAGTGGGAAAGGTATGTCCGCTTCAGCGGCCGCCCTTGCACCGTGACGGTAAACGTGATTGCCATGCTCCAAGACTCCCCACCCCAGCCGTTCCCGACATCCGTGTGTGCACGGAGATTTCAGGCCCCGATGCCATGGCGCAGCGCGATTCGCGCCATCGCCACTCGGGAGTTGACCCCGAGCTTGCGGTAGGCAGCGGAGACGTGTGACTCCACCGTTCGCCGTGAAATCCCTAGCAGGGCGGCGATGTCGGAATTCGCCTTGCCGCTGGCGACCAGCCCGACAACGCGTCGCTCGGTGCCGGTGAGCGAGGTGATGCCGAAATGCGCGCGGGGGGTCAGGGGTCGGGCGGTGCGGCTCATCGCAGCACTGTTGGCGGCGTCGGCGTCGGCGCCCATCGCCGACCATCGGCTCGCTGCCGAGGCGGCAACCAGGTCGGCCTCGGCTGCTCGGCCTCGCAGGCGCAGAAGGGCCGCCGCGTCGGTGTGCGTCGCGGCCGCCAGTGGTTTTAACGGGGTGCCGGCGGCTAGTTTGGCAGCCCGGAGCGCTCGGTCGGCGTCACCGTCTCGCCACGCGGCGGCGATCTCAGCAACGACCCGAACCCTGGGCGTGTCCGCTATGGGCGCGAGTTCGGTCAGGACGGCGGCTACCTCGACACCGCGGTCGGCATGGCCGGTCCGGCTGGCTAGCCGCGCCAGTTGCCCCGCGAAGGACGGTAGCGCGGAACGGACGCCGGTGCCGACGAAGAGGTCCCAAACCTCCGACAACACGGAATAGGCCAGATCGAGATCACCGCGATGCTCGGACAGGCCCGCGGCGGCCAGGCACAGTTGCTCGAAACCCAACTGGGCACGCCCACGTGCCAGCCACTGCTCGGCAGCTGCAATCCGCTCGGCAGCGACGTCGTCCGCGCCTCGATGCAGCGCAATCTGAGCGAGGAACGAGTTGCACCAAACCGCGACCCCGAATCCATCGACTCCATCGGCATAGCTGAGTGCCGCCTCCGCCGTGGCGGCCGCATCGTCGATTTCGCCGACCCGGAGCCAGCCGAAGGCGGTGATCGCGTCGTAGGCCGGAACGGCCCACGCCGAGCCGTATCGAACAGCATTCTCGCGACCGCGCCGGGCGCAGTCGGCCAGTAGGTCGAACCGGTCCGCCTCCAGCCAGACGACCGAGGCGATGAACCAGGGCTGGAAGACGTGAGCGTCCACTGTCTCGGGTCGGTCCGCAAGCTGCACGATCTCCCGGGCGCGGCCACCGGCCTCGTCGAGCCGCATCTGGAACAGATCGAGGAAACACAGAACGCCCCCGCCGGCGACCTGTGCTGCTCCGTCATTAGCGTCAAGCCCGTCGGCGATGGCCCGCTCACCGGCTTCGCGGGCGCCGGGGTGATCGATCTGCAGAAATCGAGCGAAGGCAATCTCGCCCTGCACCCGGGCTCGCAGCGCCGGATCGTCGGTCAGAACCCCGCAACGCTCCATCTCGATCGCCGCCACATCGGCACGTCCCTGCATGAAAGCTGCGAACGCCAGCTCCCGGCGCAGGCGCGCCTCGACGGCAGGAGCCAGCCCTACCTGCAGCAGAGTGCGACCGAGCGCCTCGGCCTCTGCCGCCCGGCCGGCGCCGGCCAAGGCCCGAACCCGCGCCACCACGAGCTCGGCCGGCGGCCGCCCACGATCGCACGCGGCGATCGCGATGTCGCACAACCGCAGAGCTGCCGCGGGTGCTGTCCCGACGATCTCCTGCGCCGCGTATCGCAGCCACGTGGCGGCCTCATAGTCGCCCGGGCCAGCGCCTCGGGCATACTGCTCGGCAACCGCAAGAACGCCGGCGCCGCTCGTCGCAAGTACCTGCGCCGCATCACGGTGCAGTGCAGCGCGTGCCTGCGGCGACAGCTCCGCCAACACGGCTTCGCGGAGCAACTCGTGGCGAAAGGTGAAGCCGGCACCCCTGGGTACGACCACGCCGGCCGCGGCGGCAGCCTCCAAGTCTACGAGGAGATTGGTCGTGCGTATGCCCGCTATCGCAGCGACCGCCACGGGGTCGATCTCGGTGCCAACCACCGCGGCGATCTGGAGCGTCCGCAGCGCCTGTCGATCTAGCTCCCTGACCAAAGCTGATATTCCGTCGACAGCGCTATCGGCACCGATACTCAGTGCGTCGAGGATCGCCAGCAACAGGAGCGGGTTTCCACCGGCCTGGTCGACCGCCGCCCTGGCCAGCGCAGTTGGCTCCTGGCCCAGGACTGCGGCCGTCAGCGCCGAGGAGTCCTCAGACGGCAGCGGACCCAGATCGAGTCGCTCCAGCGGAAGGCCGGAGAGCGCCCGGTATAGGTCTGTGCCGGGGACCGGTGGACGAGTGGTCAGCACCACCAGTAAGGGCAGTTCGCGGGCGCGCCGAATTACGCATCGCAACCAGACCAGCGTCGTTGTGTCGGACCAGTGCAGATCCTCGATGGCGAGGACTAGCGGCGAGCGCGCACATTCGAGTTCGAGTTCCTCGAGCAGGCGATCGACCAGGAGTGATCCGGCCGCCGCGGCCGCACCGGCCGCCAGTAGGGTCCGAACTGTGGACAATCCCATCAGGGACTCAATCCCGCCGCCGAACGCCCGCAGCGGCGCGCCGAGGGTCCGCTCGACCTCAAGCTGGTCGCATGAGCCGTATCGAACGGCGAGCGCGGCCTCAACTGCAATGCTGGATGCCGCCTGAATCAAGCGGGTTTTGCCGATGCCGGGCTCACCGGTGATTAGCACGGCGCCGCCGGCGCCCCGTCCGGCGCGGGAAATGAGCCGCCGGAGCTGTCCGATTTCCGCCGCCCGGCCCACCATCGGCGCCATCTCAAGCTCCATATCCGGTGGAGCCTACTACTGCAGCTTAAACTAAATACCCGCAGGTCAAACGGCCAAGCTCAGGAACTCCATCAGGACCACTGCGCGAAGACCACTACACGAGCGGCCCACCACCACCGAACCAATCACCGCGGCTCAAAGGACGCTCCACGGTACGAGTGGAACCCAGCCGGACACATGGCAGAAGTTGGCCGAGTGGGCAATGGCTGGTGCATCTGATGCAATAATGCTCCTATTGACTGACATAATTAGCCTATCGGCGATACGCTCTAGGACGCTCCTGAATAACGGTCACTTGTGGGTTCGGGAGTTCGCTTTGGGACAGTGGGAGCGTTCGCGCGTGATCGGGCTGTCAGGCGTGGTCCTGAGTCGTCGCCCGGCCCTGGATGATTCTCCTGACTGATCGGAGGGACGGGCCGTTGCTCACGGCCCGGTGAGGTCTCGTGCCGGCCGGTCAGGCCGGTGCAATGGTCCACGTCCCGCTCACCCGCGTCAGCCCGAGGGTGAGCATTCGCCTGAGGTTGATCGCAGCGGCGCGGTGGTGCCACCAGTGGTCGTTCTTGGCGACGCCGCGGTAGCGGACTTTGCGGTTGCCGCGGACCAGCCAGGAGATCGATCGTTCGACCATCGGCCGGTGCCGTCGGTAGACCTGTTGGAAGTCCTCGGTTTCCGCTTGTCGACGGGCCGCCCTGAGCAGGCTTTCGTACTCGGTCAGCTTCAGCGATCGACCGGCGTCGCTGGTCGTGCATTGGGCCCGGAGCGGGCAGCCGCGGCAAGCCGCTCCGAAGGTGACGGACCATTGCGCGGTGATCGACCGGGTCACCCCGTTCGGGCAGGTGGCCGTCCTGGCCTCGGGGTCGACGGTGAAGTCGTCCAGGGTGAACCCGCCCGGCACGGCCGACCGCAGCGGGAACGGCTTGATCAACGCGATGTGCCCGGCATGGTCCAGTTCGGCCCGCGCGGATCCCGATCCGTACGCCGAATCGGCCAGCACGTGCAGCTTTTCGGTCTCCTGTGCCAGCAAGGTGGGTCCAACCTCGGCGTCGCTGTTGCCGCGTCCGCTGGCCATGGTCACCGCGCAGGCGGTGACCAGACCGGTGTCGGGTTCGACCGCGATGTGTGCCTTGAACCCGTCCTGCCGCCGGTGGACGGTCTTGTGGGCGTGCCGCGCCTCCGGGTCCACGGTGGAGATCACCCGGTCCGGGGCGACCCGCTGCGCGATCCGCCACCGTCCGTCGGTGCCGTCCGAGCCCTCGACCGGTTCCACGTCCTGCCCGGCGACCAACGCCAAGAGGGCGACCGCGTCCGCCGCCTTCGGTCCGAGCTCCTGGTCGGGCAGGTGTCCCAGCACCCGATGCGCGTCGGTGACCAGCGCATCGACAAGGGCCTCGCGGGCCTGCTGATCGTTCCAGGCGATCGCCGGTTTGCCCGGGTCGTCATAGTCGTGAGCCGAGCAGTGCTCGCCGACGACCTCGGCGGCGCCGGGTACCTCGCGGCGGACCCGGCGGATCGCCGCGATCAACTGGGTGACCGTGTCCTGGGTGGCGACCGCGTCGTCCAGGATCGTGGAATCCAACGCTCGCCTGCTCTTTCCAGCCAGCACCCCGGTCTGGTCCACGACCTGGCGGACCGCGTCGAAGATCCGGTTCGGCGACTGCGAAGCGGCCAGCCGACGCCGCCAGTACGTCAATGTCGTGGCATGGAACGCCGCAGCGGTCACCGGTAACCCGCACGCTGCCTTCCACCGCAGATCGAACGTCACCGAGTCCACCGTGTCCGCGTCGGACAGGC
This genomic window from Nakamurella multipartita DSM 44233 contains:
- a CDS encoding CYTH domain-containing protein: MSSGDGKEIERKYLVRGDNDDWREGTPGKRIRQGYLNKDPALTVRVRVYGDDAFLTIKGPSVGASRSEWEDAIPLSAAETILDAAALPPVLEKTRYRREVAEYIFEIDEFHGHLEGLITAEVEKPAAELTDDGAHWQPKVQPTWLGQDVTGYLRYLNSRLPDTAYAQWPEDQRTRSDGTVPEPGARVES
- a CDS encoding ATP-binding protein, translating into MAPMVGRAAEIGQLRRLISRAGRGAGGAVLITGEPGIGKTRLIQAASSIAVEAALAVRYGSCDQLEVERTLGAPLRAFGGGIESLMGLSTVRTLLAAGAAAAAGSLLVDRLLEELELECARSPLVLAIEDLHWSDTTTLVWLRCVIRRARELPLLVVLTTRPPVPGTDLYRALSGLPLERLDLGPLPSEDSSALTAAVLGQEPTALARAAVDQAGGNPLLLLAILDALSIGADSAVDGISALVRELDRQALRTLQIAAVVGTEIDPVAVAAIAGIRTTNLLVDLEAAAAAGVVVPRGAGFTFRHELLREAVLAELSPQARAALHRDAAQVLATSGAGVLAVAEQYARGAGPGDYEAATWLRYAAQEIVGTAPAAALRLCDIAIAACDRGRPPAELVVARVRALAGAGRAAEAEALGRTLLQVGLAPAVEARLRRELAFAAFMQGRADVAAIEMERCGVLTDDPALRARVQGEIAFARFLQIDHPGAREAGERAIADGLDANDGAAQVAGGGVLCFLDLFQMRLDEAGGRAREIVQLADRPETVDAHVFQPWFIASVVWLEADRFDLLADCARRGRENAVRYGSAWAVPAYDAITAFGWLRVGEIDDAAATAEAALSYADGVDGFGVAVWCNSFLAQIALHRGADDVAAERIAAAEQWLARGRAQLGFEQLCLAAAGLSEHRGDLDLAYSVLSEVWDLFVGTGVRSALPSFAGQLARLASRTGHADRGVEVAAVLTELAPIADTPRVRVVAEIAAAWRDGDADRALRAAKLAAGTPLKPLAAATHTDAAALLRLRGRAAEADLVAASAASRWSAMGADADAANSAAMSRTARPLTPRAHFGITSLTGTERRVVGLVASGKANSDIAALLGISRRTVESHVSAAYRKLGVNSRVAMARIALRHGIGA
- a CDS encoding IS1182-like element ISNml3 family transposase — protein: MQGRSRDQRELLDAESVVGGLLKPGSVFAFLAAHRREVFPDGMFADLFPSGRGRPSVPADVMASVIVLQALHGLSDADTVDSVTFDLRWKAACGLPVTAAAFHATTLTYWRRRLAASQSPNRIFDAVRQVVDQTGVLAGKSRRALDSTILDDAVATQDTVTQLIAAIRRVRREVPGAAEVVGEHCSAHDYDDPGKPAIAWNDQQAREALVDALVTDAHRVLGHLPDQELGPKAADAVALLALVAGQDVEPVEGSDGTDGRWRIAQRVAPDRVISTVDPEARHAHKTVHRRQDGFKAHIAVEPDTGLVTACAVTMASGRGNSDAEVGPTLLAQETEKLHVLADSAYGSGSARAELDHAGHIALIKPFPLRSAVPGGFTLDDFTVDPEARTATCPNGVTRSITAQWSVTFGAACRGCPLRAQCTTSDAGRSLKLTEYESLLRAARRQAETEDFQQVYRRHRPMVERSISWLVRGNRKVRYRGVAKNDHWWHHRAAAINLRRMLTLGLTRVSGTWTIAPA